The following is a genomic window from Bordetella petrii.
GATCACCCCGCCGTCAGGTGCTCGCGCAGCACCTCGAGCAGCGCCGCCGCGGCCGGCGACAGGCTGCGATGGCGCGCCGTCACCAGGCCGATAGAGCGCTCGGCCACCGGCCCGACCAGCGGCCGCTCGACCACGCCGCGGTGCGCCACCGCGCCCGCCGCGATGGCCGGCAGGGCCGCCACGCCAAAGCCGCACTCGACCATGGCCACGATGGTGGTCAGGTGCTCGGCCTCGAAGGCCGGCTGGAAACGTATGCGGTTCTGCAGGAAAGCCCATTCGGCGTACTGCCGCACGCTGCTCGGGTGCACCATCGACACGTGCGCGGCGTCCACTGTGTCGGTCCAGCGCAGCGGCCCCTTGCGGCGCGCCAGCGGGTGACTCTCCGGAATCAACAGCAGGAAGCTGTCGGACAGCATGGGCACATAGTGCAGGTCGGCCTGCTGCGGATCGGCCGCGGTAATGGCGAAGTCCACCTCGCCGGCGCGCACCAGGTCGAAGGCCGGCCCTGTCAGCGTGTCGTGCACTTTCAGCGCCACGTGCGGGTGCGCCTGGCGGTAGGCCATCAGCACGCGGGGCAGCATGCGTGCCGCCACCGACGGCAGCGCGGCTACGGTCACCGACCCGCGCTCGGCATTGGCGATGCCCCCTACTGCGTCGATGGCCTCACGGAACGCCACCTGCAGGTTGGCCGCCTGCTGCAGGAACACCTGGCCGGCCGCGGTCAGCCGCACCGTGCGGGTGGTGCGGTCGAACAGCCGCACGCCCAGGGCGTCTTCAATACGCAGCACCTGGGTGGACAACGCCGACTGCGACAGATGCAACTGCGCGGCGGCCTGCCGGAAGTTGAGCGTGCGGCCCAGCACCAGCACGGTTTCGACGTCACGCATCGACAGATTGATCTTCATTTCATTGATCTCGTTTTTTGATCATTCTATCCAAAAAATCTGATTCATCAATCAAACGACCTTCTCTACACTGGCGCCCATCCCCCGACCGATTAAGGAAACATCATGAACGCACCCCAGCCCGCCCGCCTGGCCAATCCGGCCGCCACCCATGCCGTGGTGGTGGGCGGCGGCACCATGGGCGCCGACGTGGCGGTGGTGCTGGCGCGGGCGCGCTGCCGCACCACGGTGGTCGAACCCGACGCCGCCCGCGCCGGCGCGCTGCCTGCCCGCGTGGCCGGCAACCTGGAGGCCGCGGGCCGGGCCGACGCCGCCGGCCCGGTGCAGACGGTGGCCAGCCTGGACAACGTCGACTGGAGCAGCGTGGGCCTGGTGATCGAGTGCATTCCGGAACGGCTCGACCTGAAGCAGGCCCTGTTTGCCGAGCTGGAGCGCCGCGCCCCTGCCGACGCCATTCTGGCAAGCAACAGTTCCAGCTTTCCCATCGGCGCCATCGGCGATGGCCTGGCCACACGCGCGCGCATGCTGGGCCTGCATTTCTTCATGCCCGCGCACCTGGTGCCGCTGGTCGAGGTGGTGCTGTGCGAGGCCAGCGAAATGGCGTACGCCGACGCGCTGATCGCCTTCATGCGCCGCTGCGGCATGGTGCCCGTGAAGGTGCGCAAAGACCTGCCCGGCTTCCTGGCCAACCGCCTGCAGCATGCGCTGTCGCGCGAGGCCTTCGACCTGATCGACCGCGGCATCGCGTCGCCCGAAGACGTGGATGCCGCGGTGCGCTTCGGCTTCGGCTTCCGCTTCCTGGCCGCGGGGCCGGTCCTGCAGCGCGATCACGCCGGCATCGACGTGCACGCGGCGGCCGGCGCCACCATGTACCCGTCGTTCTGCAACAGCGACCGGCCGGCCCGCTGCCTGACCGAGCGCGCGCAAGACGGCCGGCACGGCATGAAGACCGGCCAGGGCTTCTACGACTGGACGCCCGAAACGATAGCGGCCGAGCGTGCCCGCTACGACCGCCTGCTGCGCGCCGGGCTGGCGCTGATCGCCGACGAGCTGCCGCCGCTCGAACCCTGACCGCGCTGCCCCTGGCAGTCCGGGCTGCCAGGGCCATAAGCCGTATCAAGGGCCTGCCGCCAGGCGGCCAGCTTGGCCTGCGGGCTCATGGCGGCGTGCGCCGGGCTGGTGGACGGCAGGTCTACATATTGCAGCCCGCGCGCGCGCGCCGAATGCGGCAGCACGCGGCGCCGGAACAAGGCGGCCGCCTTGCCGCCGTTAAAGCACACGCGCTCGATGCCGGGGTGTGCGCGGAAAAAGGTGTTGAAATCGTTCGGCTCGGCCGTGGCAGGGTCGATGTCGGCATCCAGACTACCGGGGCGCTCGCACGCCTGCAGCACGTCCCACAACGCCACGCCGGCCGCCGTCAGCGCGGCCACGCGCGGCGCGTACGCCGCCGCGGCGTCGAAACCGAATACCGCCGCGGCGATAGGCCAGAATGCATTGCGCGGATGCGCGTAATACTGCTGCTGGCGCAGCGAGGCCACGCCCGGCATCGAGCCCAGCACCAGCACGCGCGCGTGCGGCGCGGCCAGCGGCTCGAAGCCCCGCACGCGCGTCACGGCCGGGGCCGCCATACGCTGGCCAGCCACGGCTGCTGCTCGCGCGGCAGCCCGGCGGGCCGGTAATAGTGCTCGAGTTCGCCGAAACCCGCCTCGTTCATCAGCGCACGCCAGGCGGCCAGGTCGTGATACGCGCCGTAGCGCCCGCGGTTCCACCCTTCCTGGTTGTCGCCGCGGGGGTTCGAGCAGAATAGCGCGCCGTCGGGACGCAGGGCCGCGCGCAGTTGCCGCAGCACGCGGGGCAGTTCCTGGCCGGGCACATGGAACAGCACCGCGTTGGCGTAGATGCCGTCGAAGCGGCCGGCCGGCAGGTCGAGCGCCAGCAGGTCCTGCTGCCATACCTCGCAGCCCGAGGCCTGGCGGGCCATGGCCACGAAGCGTCCGGCGCCATCCAGCCCCACCGCGCGATGGCCGAGCGCGGCGAAGGTTTTCAGGTCGCGGCCCGGGCCGCAGCCCAGATCCAGGATGTCGTATGGCGGCGCGCCATGCAGATGGCGCAGCAGCGCGGCGATGTTCTGGCTGACGTCATGGTCGCGCGTGCCGGCCTCGAAGCTGTCGGCGCGCTCGTTATAGTGCGCGAGCGTCAGCTCGCTGATCTGGCGCAGCTCGTCGGGGGTGAGCGACATGGATATGTTCAGGTGTCAGGCACCGCAGGCGGATCAGGTGTCTGACTCCCGCCTGGCGGGTGTCAGACACCTTGATGGTTGACACAGGCGCGGCACGCTTCGGCGTCAGGCCCTGCGGAGCCTGACACCTGATCAGAGGAAAGCGCGCGGCGCATCGGAGGGCGGGCTATCAGGCCGCGAGGCGGCCCTGGATGGCCGACTTCACGCCGGGCAGTTCGTCGGGCAACCGGTCGGCCAGCTTCTCGAACAGCGTGTCGTGCAGCGCTAGCTCGTCGCGCCACGATGCCGCGTCCACCGAGATCACCTGCTGGAACTTATCGGGGCTGAATTCGAGCCCGGTCCAGTCGATGTCCTGGTAGGTGGGCGACACGCCGAACACCTGTTCGACGCCGCCGGCCGTGCCGTCGATGCGGCCCAGCATCCA
Proteins encoded in this region:
- a CDS encoding LysR family transcriptional regulator, with the protein product MKINLSMRDVETVLVLGRTLNFRQAAAQLHLSQSALSTQVLRIEDALGVRLFDRTTRTVRLTAAGQVFLQQAANLQVAFREAIDAVGGIANAERGSVTVAALPSVAARMLPRVLMAYRQAHPHVALKVHDTLTGPAFDLVRAGEVDFAITAADPQQADLHYVPMLSDSFLLLIPESHPLARRKGPLRWTDTVDAAHVSMVHPSSVRQYAEWAFLQNRIRFQPAFEAEHLTTIVAMVECGFGVAALPAIAAGAVAHRGVVERPLVGPVAERSIGLVTARHRSLSPAAAALLEVLREHLTAG
- a CDS encoding 3-hydroxyacyl-CoA dehydrogenase family protein, translating into MNAPQPARLANPAATHAVVVGGGTMGADVAVVLARARCRTTVVEPDAARAGALPARVAGNLEAAGRADAAGPVQTVASLDNVDWSSVGLVIECIPERLDLKQALFAELERRAPADAILASNSSSFPIGAIGDGLATRARMLGLHFFMPAHLVPLVEVVLCEASEMAYADALIAFMRRCGMVPVKVRKDLPGFLANRLQHALSREAFDLIDRGIASPEDVDAAVRFGFGFRFLAAGPVLQRDHAGIDVHAAAGATMYPSFCNSDRPARCLTERAQDGRHGMKTGQGFYDWTPETIAAERARYDRLLRAGLALIADELPPLEP
- a CDS encoding class I SAM-dependent DNA methyltransferase — translated: MSLTPDELRQISELTLAHYNERADSFEAGTRDHDVSQNIAALLRHLHGAPPYDILDLGCGPGRDLKTFAALGHRAVGLDGAGRFVAMARQASGCEVWQQDLLALDLPAGRFDGIYANAVLFHVPGQELPRVLRQLRAALRPDGALFCSNPRGDNQEGWNRGRYGAYHDLAAWRALMNEAGFGELEHYYRPAGLPREQQPWLASVWRPRP
- a CDS encoding DNA-deoxyinosine glycosylase, whose protein sequence is MPGVASLRQQQYYAHPRNAFWPIAAAVFGFDAAAAYAPRVAALTAAGVALWDVLQACERPGSLDADIDPATAEPNDFNTFFRAHPGIERVCFNGGKAAALFRRRVLPHSARARGLQYVDLPSTSPAHAAMSPQAKLAAWRQALDTAYGPGSPDCQGQRGQGSSGGSSSAISASPARSRRS